From the genome of Euwallacea similis isolate ESF13 chromosome 24, ESF131.1, whole genome shotgun sequence, one region includes:
- the LOC136416743 gene encoding jerky protein homolog-like codes for MLKDIDAGASYSSITSKYGIGKATVADIKKNKNKILAYLHENDFGPSNKKTLKFSSNPRVEKASFTWFMQERTKGSPISGEILRAKAQFFYKEITQKDYFKASSGWLHKFKTRFGIRQLSICGESLSSDYDAVVPFVEKLIQLIKEKNLVPHQIYNADESGLFWRVLPKKTLAHFKEKSAPGRKVNKERITFMPCSNSSGSHKLKLLVLNIFAEWFHNKFVPSVRRKMKKLNLSPEAILILDNAPGHPTQLSSNDNNIFALFLPPNCTPLIQPMDQHVIQAIKLFYRKKLLKKIVDSDCDTSESLKSINLKDVVFFLDEAWRYVLNACDSDEEDEIPLARLARQITEPNPTELNNELKEIVDLGRKIDQNLTKEEIKDDSDDVSEIPRLVTSTDAVSAFNTCIAWAKQNNVPEHRMIFLQELLAYVNQMNTCLENMHFHSVFVNPNHSIVRIRPGNVVFGLKRLHFTCTNNLLKVEISKKPTDNIRLPFRVKTVEAEEIVIALFSLVANHDLITFVPIDEP; via the exons atgttAAAAGATATAGATGCCGGTGCAAGCTATTCAAGTATTACATCTAAATATGGCATCGGAAAAGCTACTGTggctgatattaaaaaaaacaaaaacaagatCCTGGCATACCTCCATGAAAACGATTTTGGaccttcaaataaaaaaactttaaagttcAGTTCAAATCCTAGAGTTGAAAAGGCTTCATTTACGTGGTTTATGCAGGAAAGAACAAAAG GTTCTCCAATTTCTGGAGAAATTCTTCGCGCGAAAGCTCAGTttttctataaagaaattacacaaaaagattattttaaagcAAGTTCTGGTTGGCTTCATAAATTTAAGACTAGATTTGGTATTCGCCAATTAAGCATTTGTGGAGAATCACTATCTAGCGACTATGACGCTGTCGTGCCATTCGTGGAAAAACTTATACAAttgataaaggaaaaaaatttggttccacatcaaatttataatgctGATGAAAGCGGACTTTTTTGGAGagttttaccaaaaaaaaccttagcccatttcaaagaaaaatctgcCCCCGGACGAAAAGTAAACAAAGAACGAATCACTTTTATGCCTTGTTCCAATTCATCTGGATCTcacaaattaaagttattggTTCTAA ATATTTTTGCTGAGTGGTTTCACAATAAGTTTGTACCATCAGTTAGACGTAAAATGAAGAAACTCAACCTTAGTCCagaagcaattttaattttggacaATGCACCTGGGCATCCCACTCAGTTGTCTAGCAAcgataataacatttttgcactttttctTCCTCCAAATTGTACACCGTTGATACAGCCAATGGACCAACACGTTATAcaagcaataaaattgttcTATCGCAAAAAGttgctgaaaaaaattgtcgaCTCTGATTGTGATACATCAGAATCACTGAAAAGCATAAATCTGAAGGACgttgttttctttttggacGAAGCATGGAGATATGTAT TAAATGCTTGTGACAGTGACGAGGAAGATGAAATTCCATTAGCTAGGTTAGCTAGACAAATCACTGAGCCCAATCCCACAGAGCTGAATAACGAACTAAAAGAGATTGTGGATTTGGGAAGAAAGATTGACCAAAACTTAACTAAAGAAGAGATAAAAGA TGACTCTGACGATGTTTCGGAAATTCCACGTTTGGTGACAAGTACTGATGCAGTGTCAGCTTTTAATACTTGTATTGCTTgggcaaaacaaaataatgttcCTGAACATCGAATGATTTTTCTGCAGGAACTGTTG GCATATGTCA ATCAAATGAATACATGTCtagaaaatatgcattttcATTCTGTGTTCGTTAATCCGAACCATTCGATAGTCCGAATCAGGCCTGGCAATGTGGTGTTCGGATTAAAGAGGTTGcact TCACGTGCACTAACAACTTACTCAAagtagaaatttcaaaaaagccTACTGATAATATCAGGCTACCTTTTAGAGTAAAGACTGTAGAAGCAGAAGAAATCGTGATAGCCCTTTTCAGCCTGGTTGCTAATCATGACTTGATAACATTTGTCCCAATCGATGAACCTTAG